The genomic region ACGGGAAAAGCGCTGAACGGTGCGACGATCACGATCGGTGGAGAGACATACACGACCGACACCCATGCGTCGCTGTTTCGCTTTTACAGCGGCGATCCCAATCTGCTTCGAAACGGATTCTACTATCTCGAAGACGTGGCGCCCGGCACGCAGACCGTAGCAGTCGCTGCGCCCGGCTTCGAGGCAGACGAGTTTCTCGTCGAACCGGTCGACTCGTTCTTCACGTTCTTCGATGTTCAACTGGTATCGAACGTTCCTCCGACCGTCGTCTCGTCGACACCCGGGGAGGGGACAGGGGCCTTCAGAATTGTCGATCCGATCGTCATCAATTTCAGTCGCGGAATGAATCGCGCTTCGGTCGAGAGTGCGTTCTCGCTTGAGCCGGCAGTCGGTGGACGTTTCCTGTGGTCAAACAATGACTTTACGCTGACCGTCAGGCCGGATTCACTCTTGCCGCTCACAGCGATGACCCTGACGCTGGCCGGGTCGGCGACGGGCGCCTTCGGAGATCCATTTGACGGGAACGGGGACGGAGTAGGCGGAGACGATTTTGTGATCTCCTTTACGACCGGACCGGCCGATACGCAGGCCCCCGGTATCGCAGACACGTACCCTGCGATTCGGCAGGCGGGTGTCGAACTGGATCCGATTGTCACCGTGGTAATCAACGAGGAAGTTGACCCAACGAGCATTTCACCGGATCAGATCCGCGTGATCACCGGCTCCGGTGACGCCGTCGCCGGTTTGCAGGCGCACCATGCGGTCGGGGAGAGGAGCGTGTTGTCGTTCTTCCCCGCTCAGGCGCTGCAGCCGTTGACGTCCTACATCGTTACGATCGCGCCGGGGCTTAAGGATCTGGTCGGCAATCAGCGGACGACGCAGCAACAATTCAATTTTTCAACCGGCGCCACGAACGTCGAGCGTGACATCATCGACGATTTCGAATCGGATCTTATGACCAACTGGTGGGTGCCGGGACAAAGCGGATCTACCACCGGGATCGTCCCGGGTTCGACGTCCCGTTCTGCCGAGACCCGGATCGTACATCTCGGAGTCGGAAGTGCGACAGCGTTGCGAGTCGATTTCGAGTGGGAGGAGGGCGCGGGCAGCACGCTCCTCCGTGAGTATCTGGTGGGCGGTGCGCCAAAGGCAGTGGTGTTCGACTCGACATATGCACTTGAGACCTATGTTTTTGGGGATGGGAGCGGGACGCTCTTGCGGTTCGCGGTCGACGATCGCGTCCCGGTCGTCGCGGCCGGAAATCATGAAGTCAGTCCGTGGTATACGATCGACTGGTACGGGTGGCGTTTGATTTCTTGGCGGCCGGCGAGAGACGGCACGGGTGTGTGGATCGGTGACGGAGTGCTCGACGGCAATCTGATATTTGACAGCATTCAGCTTTCACGCTCCGCCGGAGCCAGCGCGACCGGCTCGATCGTCATAGACGATCTGTCGATTACGCGTCCTGCCGTAGTCACGGGCGTAGAACAGGAAGGCGACGTGCCGAACTCGTTCGAGTTGATGCAGAATTATCCGAATCCGTTCAGAGGATCGACGACGATTCGACTCAACCTCCCTGAGTCCGGCGCTCTTTCTGTCGCCGTCTTCAGTTTGCTCGGCGAGGAGATTGCCCGACTGACGGACGATAGGCAGTATGCCGCCGGACCGGTGGAGTTCGAGTGGGACGCAACCGGAGTGCCGAGCGGGGTGTACTTTACCCGAGCGCGGTTTGGAAGAAGGATTCGAACCGTACAGATGGTCGTCATTAGATAGCGGAAGCCCATGTTTAGATCGATACTGCTTTCAGCCATAGTCATTGCCGGGATGATCGAAGCTCCCGGCGTCATGTCGCAGCCGTTGCCGAAGCACGAGTTTCGAGGGGCCTGGATCGCGACCGTCGTCAACCTTGATTGGCCCACTTCACGGTCTCTGACCACGTCGCAACAGCAGGCGACACTTGAGCGGCAGATCGACGAACTTCACAAGGCGGGCGTAAACGCGATCTTCTTTCAGATCCGGTCTGAATCGGACGCCATGTACGAGTCGCCCATCGAGCCATGGTCGTACTGGCTGACCGGGGAATCCGGGAAGGCGCCCAGCCCACTCTATGATCCGCTGACGTTTGCCATTCAGGAGGCGCACCGTCGCGGAATGGAATTGCACGCGTGGTTCAACCCGTTTCGGGCGAATCGGAATGTGAGTGGAGGGTACGCGTTCGACACGACGCACGTCACGATCCGGCATCCCGAGTGGCTGCTCTACATCAACAACGCCATCGGAATCATCAACCCGGGCATTCCGGAAGCGCGTCAGTACGTGATCGATGTCATCGTGGATGTCGTGACGCGGTACGATATCGACGGCGTGCACTTTGACGACTACTTCTATCCGTATCCGCCAAACCAGATCGGCTCACAGGATGCCGAAACGTTCGCTACGTACGGCGGAGCGTTTACGTCCATTGCCGACTGGCGTAGAGACAATATCAACACGTTCGTACGGGAGGTACACGAGCAGATCTCGGCGGTCAAGCTGGATATGAAGTACGGGATCAGTCCGTTCGGCATCTGGCGAAATGGAACCCCGACGGGCATAACGGGCCTCGACGCGTACAACGTGATCTACGCGGATGCGCCGACGTGGATGGCCAATGAGTGGATCGACTACCTGGTGCCACAACTCTACTGGGCGTTCGGGGGTTCACAGGACTACGGGAAGCTCGCTCCGTGGTGGATGTCCGTGAGTAGTGGCCGGCATCTTTACCCGGGTCATGGATTGTACCGAAGCGAGCGGTCCACGTTCTCAGGTACGCTGTTCAGTGCGTCCGAAATTCCGCGGCAGGTTCGGTTCAATCGGACCAACGATATTCCCGGCAGCGTCTTCTTTCGGGCACGAAACATCACGGACTTCCAGTCGAAAGGCTTCGCGGATTCTCTGAAGTCGGATTTGTATCGCTACCCTGCGCTGACGCCTTCGTTTCCGTGGTCGGAGCAACTGCAGCCTGGCGTGCCGTTCAACATCGCCAGCACGTGGGTGAGCGACGTCGAGGTTGAAGTGTCCTGGGATATCCCGTTCCCGCAGGAGTTTGAACCGGAGGCTCGTCGGTTTGCGGTGTACCGGGTGAGATCCGCCGGCGTGCCGGACCCCGTTGCGGCGATGCAGGATCCGGCGAACTTGCTGACGGTCACAGGTGAGGCGAGCGTCGTGGATGCGCCGGGTGTGGCGGCGGAGCCGTATCACTATTTCGTGGCTGCGGTCAATGTCAATTCCGTCGAGAGTGGCCCGAGCGATTTCGTTACCGTTGACGGTAGAGCTGTGCCAATCGAGAACGTTGACCTGCCAGAAAGCTTGTTCGCGCTGTCGCAGAACTTCCCGAATCCTTTCAATAGCACCACCGAGATTCGATTCAACATGGTGTCGGGGGCGCCGGTGCGCCTGGCTATTGTGGACCTGCTGGGGCGAGAGTTGGCCGTACTCGTGGATGATGCCTGGTATGCCGGAGGTGCGTATACAGTAAACTGGGACGGGATGGACGCGTTTGGTCGCGAAGTGGCCAGCGGCACGTACTTCGCGGAGCTGTCCTCGGACGGCAGGAGGGTTGTGCTGCCGATGGTGAAGGTCAAATGACTCCGTTTCGAAGGCCGCGGACCTCACTGACGCTCGTGATCTGTGACACGGGCGGTCAGAGCGAGGCTGCGTAAGCAGCCGCGGTAGTCCTGGACCTGGAGTCGACCGAAGCGTCCCGGATCGCTTCGCTTGCGCTCACGATGACTAGATATAGCGTTACGGATCGGCTAGCGAGTGCTCGCAATGACGGCCGATGGTTTCCATCGACCGTGCCGATGATGACGGGTTGGTTAGTCAAGACCCGTCTATTTTCACTATTATCAGCGCACTCATGTAAACACGGTCAGGACACAGGGCACATATGGGCGACGGCGGAAACGTGACCCGTCTCCTGCGGCGCATCCGTGAAGGGGACAGGAATGCAGTTGAGGATGTCTTTCCGCTCGTCTACGACGAGTTGAAGCGAATAGCGCGTCACCATCTGGGTCGTGAGCGCTCGGGGCACACGCTGAACACTACGGGCCTTGTCCACGAGGCATACATCCGGCTGATGGATCGGGAGAGTATCGCATGGCAAGACCGGGCTCACTTTCGGGCTGTTGCGTCCCGGGCCATGCGTCGCATTCTGATCGACTACGCACGCCGCCGCGGCGCAGCAAAGCGCGGGGGCGGGATGAATCGTCTTACGCTGGAGGAGAACCATATCGAGATAGACGATCAGGCAGAACTTCTGCTGTCCCTGGACCAGGCGCTCGAGCGACTCGCGCACCGGAGTCAGAGGCTTTCCACCGTCGTGGAGTACCGGTTCTTTGGCGGGCTGATGGAGGAAGAGATTGCAGAGGTGCTCCAGATTTCGCCACGGACCGTTCGCCGGGACTGGGTCAAGGCTCGGGCCTGGCTGTTTAAAGAGATGTACGCTGACGGCTAGCAAAGCCGCCGAAGTCAGATATCTCCCACAGCCCCGGTGAAGAAGCAGCCGCCGACGGGACGCTCATAGCCAACCGATTTGCACGTGTGGCTCGGACTGTCCAATTTCTGTATCATCGGCCTTTAGCCTCGTGTTGCGCGGGGTGTCTGGAGCCAGACGCGGGTTGGCTCGGTGGCTCCATTCCCCGGATACTCACTGTTTCGCCATGGATACCAGTCGCTGGAAGGAAATCGACGAGCTTTTCGACGCGCTGGTAGACATGTCCGCCGGTGAGAGATCGGCGTTTCTCGACGATCGCTGCCGCGGCCAGGACGATCTTCGCGACGAGGTGGAGGGGATGCTGAGGGCGCATGACAATGCCGGCGGATTTCTGTCAGACTCGGCTTCGCAATCCGCCGTCGAGCTGATTGCAGACTCCGCACATATCCTCGAGATGCCCGAGCGCGTGGGACCGTATCGTCTCACGGCCGAAATTGCCCGTGGGGGAATGGGCGCCGTCTATCTCGGTAACCGGGATGACGGTGAGTTCGAACAGCGTGTCGCGGTCAAAGTCTTGCAGACGGGTCTGCCTGCGACTGACATTCGACGGAGGTTTCTGAGCGAGCGTCAGATTCTGGCCTCGCTAGAACACGAGCACATCGCGAGAGTGTACGACGGCGGCGTCCTGGACGATGGCCGCCCCTACTTCGTGATGGAGTATGTCAACGGGTCACCGATCGACGACTATTGCGAGCAGCAAGGCCTGAATCTCAGACAGCGGCTGGAGTTGATCCGGGACGTGGCGGATACTGTCCGCTATGCACATTACAACCTCGTTATTCATCGCGACCTCAAGCCGTCTAACATCCTCGTGACACCGGACGGCAGCGTTAAGCTCCTCGACTTCGGTATCGCGAAGGTGCTGGGTGGCGACGGGGCTGCCGATCTTGCTGCAACGCAAACGGGCACTCGCTGGATGACGCCCGAATACGCTTCGCCCGAGCAGATCCTGGGTCGACCTCCGACGACAGCGACCGACGTCTACCAACTCGGAGTTGTTGCGTACGAAATCCTGACAGGTGTACGGCCATTCCGAGGCGAAGACCGCTCCGTGTTCGAACTGGAGAGAACTATCTGTGAGGATGACCCCGACCGCCCAAGCCTTGCGGTGCGCGATACCTCTGTGAGTTTGACGGAGCAGCAGCGGAAGACCCGCTCCAAACTTCTCGCTGGTGACGTCGATGCGATTGTGTTGAAGTCGCTGCGGAAGGAATCGGAAGACCGATATGCGTCTGCGGGCGAATTTTCGGCAGACGTTCAACGGTTTCTCGATGGTGTTCCGGTATCTGCCCGACAAGGCAGCACAGGCTACAGAATTCAAAAATTCGTCAGGCGATATCGATGGCGCGTTGCGGTCGTCGCGACGTCCGTAGTCGTCTTGCTTGCAGGGGCTACGGCTTACGCGGTGCAGATCACGAGGGCGCGGGCTGAGGCCGAGGCGGCTGCCGAGATTGCAACGCTCGAAAGGGCAAAGTCCGAGCGTGTCGCAACCTTTCTGGCTGGTCTTTTCGAAGCGGGCGACCTCGAGAAATCGCAGGGCGACACGCTCACTGTGTTTGATCTGGTGGATCGCGGTGTGCAGGAACTTGACGACCTTGAGGACGAGCCTGAAGTGCAGGCAAGACTTGCCCACGTGATCGGAGATGTGTATCACCGCCTGAGTCAATTCGACAGGTCAGAGCAGTTGCTTACCAGGAGTGCCGACATTCTTCGCGGGATCCCGGCGACCGAATCGAGTGAGTTACCATTTACACTTGAAGCACTTTCGGATCTAAGCGTGAGCCGAGGTGACTTTGAGGCTGCGGCGGTGTAT from Rhodothermales bacterium harbors:
- a CDS encoding serine/threonine protein kinase produces the protein MDTSRWKEIDELFDALVDMSAGERSAFLDDRCRGQDDLRDEVEGMLRAHDNAGGFLSDSASQSAVELIADSAHILEMPERVGPYRLTAEIARGGMGAVYLGNRDDGEFEQRVAVKVLQTGLPATDIRRRFLSERQILASLEHEHIARVYDGGVLDDGRPYFVMEYVNGSPIDDYCEQQGLNLRQRLELIRDVADTVRYAHYNLVIHRDLKPSNILVTPDGSVKLLDFGIAKVLGGDGAADLAATQTGTRWMTPEYASPEQILGRPPTTATDVYQLGVVAYEILTGVRPFRGEDRSVFELERTICEDDPDRPSLAVRDTSVSLTEQQRKTRSKLLAGDVDAIVLKSLRKESEDRYASAGEFSADVQRFLDGVPVSARQGSTGYRIQKFVRRYRWRVAVVATSVVVLLAGATAYAVQITRARAEAEAAAEIATLERAKSERVATFLAGLFEAGDLEKSQGDTLTVFDLVDRGVQELDDLEDEPEVQARLAHVIGDVYHRLSQFDRSEQLLTRSADILRGIPATESSELPFTLEALSDLSVSRGDFEAAAVYAREAVGVASEVHGEKHATVARMMNRLGTAYFYQNDDSLAAHYYRRALEIYRSAEGAEGEGFASLVGNLGLIEQRAGRLVEAEALLRESRSLLQDVPGTEERVADATRNLAIILGGRGELDEAEQLHIDHVAMRRVLDGDTSVAVSSALSFLGSLYQQRGEYEKSVETQSESLEILKQLFGPRHRYSAMAMNNLAQPLRLLGRYDEAEAHLRQSIDIRREVYGESHYRVATALRQVGNVLSARGNNAEALELFEEALQIREKHFGRNHKNTANSLNDVASTLASLGRTEQAETVLQDAMKIWGVVSEPDNGQSRTRYLLGGLLLDRGELVYSEGLLREAYSERQQRFGADHWRTAASASLLARCLAEQGKREEAELLLIEAREALLLSTGEVGRTELRKTLERLVELYGESGRSEIAARYQDELDQL
- a CDS encoding T9SS type A sorting domain-containing protein, whose product is TGKALNGATITIGGETYTTDTHASLFRFYSGDPNLLRNGFYYLEDVAPGTQTVAVAAPGFEADEFLVEPVDSFFTFFDVQLVSNVPPTVVSSTPGEGTGAFRIVDPIVINFSRGMNRASVESAFSLEPAVGGRFLWSNNDFTLTVRPDSLLPLTAMTLTLAGSATGAFGDPFDGNGDGVGGDDFVISFTTGPADTQAPGIADTYPAIRQAGVELDPIVTVVINEEVDPTSISPDQIRVITGSGDAVAGLQAHHAVGERSVLSFFPAQALQPLTSYIVTIAPGLKDLVGNQRTTQQQFNFSTGATNVERDIIDDFESDLMTNWWVPGQSGSTTGIVPGSTSRSAETRIVHLGVGSATALRVDFEWEEGAGSTLLREYLVGGAPKAVVFDSTYALETYVFGDGSGTLLRFAVDDRVPVVAAGNHEVSPWYTIDWYGWRLISWRPARDGTGVWIGDGVLDGNLIFDSIQLSRSAGASATGSIVIDDLSITRPAVVTGVEQEGDVPNSFELMQNYPNPFRGSTTIRLNLPESGALSVAVFSLLGEEIARLTDDRQYAAGPVEFEWDATGVPSGVYFTRARFGRRIRTVQMVVIR
- a CDS encoding sigma-70 family RNA polymerase sigma factor, whose product is MGDGGNVTRLLRRIREGDRNAVEDVFPLVYDELKRIARHHLGRERSGHTLNTTGLVHEAYIRLMDRESIAWQDRAHFRAVASRAMRRILIDYARRRGAAKRGGGMNRLTLEENHIEIDDQAELLLSLDQALERLAHRSQRLSTVVEYRFFGGLMEEEIAEVLQISPRTVRRDWVKARAWLFKEMYADG
- a CDS encoding family 10 glycosylhydrolase — translated: MFRSILLSAIVIAGMIEAPGVMSQPLPKHEFRGAWIATVVNLDWPTSRSLTTSQQQATLERQIDELHKAGVNAIFFQIRSESDAMYESPIEPWSYWLTGESGKAPSPLYDPLTFAIQEAHRRGMELHAWFNPFRANRNVSGGYAFDTTHVTIRHPEWLLYINNAIGIINPGIPEARQYVIDVIVDVVTRYDIDGVHFDDYFYPYPPNQIGSQDAETFATYGGAFTSIADWRRDNINTFVREVHEQISAVKLDMKYGISPFGIWRNGTPTGITGLDAYNVIYADAPTWMANEWIDYLVPQLYWAFGGSQDYGKLAPWWMSVSSGRHLYPGHGLYRSERSTFSGTLFSASEIPRQVRFNRTNDIPGSVFFRARNITDFQSKGFADSLKSDLYRYPALTPSFPWSEQLQPGVPFNIASTWVSDVEVEVSWDIPFPQEFEPEARRFAVYRVRSAGVPDPVAAMQDPANLLTVTGEASVVDAPGVAAEPYHYFVAAVNVNSVESGPSDFVTVDGRAVPIENVDLPESLFALSQNFPNPFNSTTEIRFNMVSGAPVRLAIVDLLGRELAVLVDDAWYAGGAYTVNWDGMDAFGREVASGTYFAELSSDGRRVVLPMVKVK